From the genome of Lotus japonicus ecotype B-129 chromosome 6, LjGifu_v1.2, one region includes:
- the LOC130722913 gene encoding uncharacterized protein LOC130722913, translated as MRNWSALLVLVLVAVVHATASTLHWVGDKKNFVFRDVGGFAAGVFGGVGKYGGIGGGIGKYGGIGGKYGGIGGGIGKFKYGGIGGAAGFGSTSHAGIGGVHGGGFHGVGGGAGIAGFHAVGGGLGGPGGGVGGLGGKGGGIGGLGGPGGGGLGGLGGNGGGAGGGGGNLGCGIFHHCNDP; from the exons atgagaaacTGGAGTGCATTGCTTGTGCTGGTTTTAGTAGCTGTAGTGCATGCAA CAGCAAGTACACTGCATTGGGTTGGTGACAAGAAGAACTTTGTGTTTCGTGATGTTGGTGGTTTTGCTGCTGGCGTTTTTGGCGGAGTTGGGAAGTATGGCGGAATTGGTGGTGGCATTGGCAAGTACGGTGGTATTGGTGGGAAGTATGGTGGGATTGGCGGTGGTATTGGCAAGTTCAAGTATGGTGGGATCGGCGGTGCAGCGGGATTCGGTAGCACTAGCCATG CTGGAATTGGTGGTGTTCATGGTGGTGGCTTCCATGGGGTTGGTGGGGGAGCTGGCATTGCTGGATTTCATGCAGTTGGTGGAGGGTTAGGTGGCCCCGGTGGTGGTGTGGGAGGCTTAGGTGGGAAAGGTGGTGGTATTGGAGGTTTAGGTGGccctggtggtggtggtttgggAGGCTTAGGTGGGAATGGAGGTGGTGCTGGCGGAGGGGGAGGTAATTTGGGTTGTGGTATCTTTCACCACTGTAATGATCCTTGA
- the LOC130722496 gene encoding probable pectate lyase 8: MAISSSSSAKLVLLACFLLLLAASAMAAPRFFSSQLRNGEAEVETHRLASFNDSTMAVRAKEAEELNERAAVANPEEVASMVAMNIHNSTERRKLGYFSCGTGNPIDDCWRCDPNWQQNRKRLADCGIGFGRNAIGGRDGKFYVVTDSRDDDPVNPRPGTLRHAVIQDRPLWIVFKRDMVITLKQELIMNSFKTIDGRGANVHIANGGCITIQYVTNVIIHGLHVHDCKPTGNAMVRSSPTHFGWRTMADGDAISIFGSSHIWVDHNSLSHCADGLVDAVMGSTAITISNNHLTHHNEVILLGHSDSYTRDKQMQVTIAYNHFGEGLIQRMPRCRHGYFHVVNNDYTHWEMYAIGGSGNPTINSQGNRYNAPLNPFAKEVTKRVETAQTEWKGWNWRSEGDLLLNGAYFTPSGAGASASYARASSLGAKSSSMVGTMTSNAGALGCRRGRSC, translated from the exons ATGgcgatttcttcttcttcttctgcaaaACTGGTCCTCCTTGCTTGCTTCTTGTTGCTCCTTGCTGCTTCAGCAATGGCCGCACCACGCTTCTTCTCTTCTCAGCTCAg GAATGGTGAAGCTGAAGTTGAAACGCACAGGCTAGCGAGCTTCAACGACTCAACAATGGCGGTGAG GGCAAAAGAAGCTGAGGAATTGAATGAGCGTGCTGCGGTGGCTAACCCAGAGGAGGTTGCTTCAATGGTTGCGAT GAACATTCACAACAGCACTGAAAGAAGGAAGCTGGGATATTTCTCCTGTGGAACTGGTAACCCCATTGATGATTGCTGGCGTTGTGACCCCAACTGGCAGCAAAACAGGAAGCGCCTTGCCGACTGTGGTATTGGTTTTGGCAGAAACGCCATTGGTGGCCGTGATGGAAAATTCTATGTTGTCACTGACTCCAGGGATGATGACCCTGTTAACCCCAGGCCTGGTACTCTTCGCCATGCTGTTATCCAAGATAGGCCTCTCTGGATTGTGTTCAAGAGGGACATGGTTATCACGCTGAAGCAGGAGCTCATCATGAACAGCTTCAAGACAATTGATGGCAGAGGAGCCAATGTCCACATTGCTAATGGAGGGTGCATCACAATCCAGTATGTTACCAATGTCATCATCCATGGCCTGCATGTCCATGACTGCAAACCCACTGGGAATGCTATGGTAAGAAGCTCCCCAACACACTTTGGGTGGAGGACAATGGCTGATGGAGATGCCATCTCCATATTTGGCTCAAGTCACATCTGGGTCGATCACAACTCCTTGTCCCATTGTGCTGATGGTCTTGTGGATGCTGTCATGGGCTCAACAGCTATTACAATTTCCAACAACCACCTCACCCACCACAATGAG GTGATCCTGCTGGGCCACAGTGACTCTTACACTAGAGACAAGCAAATGCAAGTGACCATCGCCTATAACCACTTTGGAGAGGGACTGATCCAGAGAATGCCACG GTGTAGACATGGATATTTCCATGTGGTGAACAATGACTACACTCACTGGGAGATGTATGCTATTGGTGGAAGTGGTAACCCCACTATCAACAGCCAGGGCAACCGATACAATGCTCCTCTTAACCCTTTTGCCAAGGAG GTGACTAAGAGGGTGGAAACAGCTCAAACTGAGTGGAAAGGTTGGAATTGGAGATCAGAGGGAGACTTGCTGCTGAATGGTGCTTACTTCACCCCATCTGGAGCTGGAGCATCAGCTAGCTATGCCAGGGCCTCTAGCTTAGGAGCTAAATCTTCTTCAATGGTTGGTACTATGACTTCTAATGCTGGTGCACTCGGTTGCCGCAGAGGCCGCTCCTGCTAG
- the LOC130722916 gene encoding protein RADIALIS-like 1 gives MDSSIPLNGCNCNKEMQYPSSWTKTQDEQFENALALYDEDSPDRWKNIAKAVDGKSEEEVKIHYQLLVEDVNNIECGHVPIPDYDDSESTDNSSCIDVLSDISDEGYGDVVLPLSDHGFDIPKDIVGNYNHFARVDDDNESDSAAGNGKDI, from the exons ATGGACTCTTCAATCCCCCTTAACGGCTGCAACTGCAACAAAGAAATGCAATATCCTTCTTCATGGACAAAAACACAGGATGAACAATTTGAAAACGCATTAGCTTTGTATGATGAAGATTCACCAGATCGCTGGAAAAACATAGCCAAAGCAGTTGATGGAAAATCAGAAGAGGAGGTGAAGATACACTACCAACTTCTTGTCGAAGATGTTAATAACATCGAGTGCGGACATGTTCCAATTCCTGACTATGACGACTCTGAATCCACAGACAATAGCAGTTGTATTGATGTGCTCAG TGACATCTCTGATGAGGGCTATGGAGATGTTGTATTGCCACTCTCTGATCATGGTTTTGACATACCAAAG GACATTGTGGGAAATTATAATCATTTTGCTCGGGTCGATGATGATAATGAAAGTGACTCCGCTGCTGGAAATGGAAAAGATATATGA
- the LOC130726173 gene encoding inosine triphosphate pyrophosphatase, whose product MAAGAAASGLVLSRPVTFVTGNAKKLEEVRAILGKSIPFQSLKLDLPELQGEPEQISKEKARLAALQVDGPVLVEDTCLCFNALKGLPGPYIKWFLQKIGHEGLNNLLMAYDDKSAYALCVFSFAAGPDSQPITFSGKTPGKIVPPRGPNDFGWDPIFQPQGYDQTYAEMSKEEKNKISHRYKSLALVKSYFAEAGYTFQINNT is encoded by the exons ATGGCTGCCGGTGCTGCTGCTTCTGGGTTGGTACTGTCACGTCCGGTAACATTTGTGACTGGAAATGCTAAGAAGCTTGAAGAAGTCCGTGCCATCTTGGGCAAATCCATTCCTTTTCAATCCCTCAAACTTGACTTGCCAGAGTTGCAAGGAGAGCCTGAACAAATTTCCAAAGAGAAGGCTCGATTGGCTGCTCTTCAG GTTGATGGACCTGTATTGGTTGAAGACACTTGCCTTTGTTTCAATGCCTTAAAGGGTCTTCCAG GGCCTTACAT CAAATGGTTTCTACAGAAGATTGGTCATGAAG GTCTCAATAATTTGTTGATGGCATATGATGATAAATCAGCTTATGCCTTGTGTGTATTTTCCTTTGCGGCTGGTCCTGATAGTCAGCCTATCACATTTTCTGGAAAAACTCCG GGGAAGATTGTGCCTCCAAGAGGACCCAATGATTTTGGATGGGATCCTATTTTTCAACCCCAGGGCTATGACCAAAC TTATGCAGAGATGTCtaaagaagaaaagaacaaaatttCTCACCGCTATAAATCTCTTGCGCTGGTGAAATCATATTTTGCTGAAGCTGGATATACATTTCAAATCAACAACACTTAA